A stretch of the Drosophila sulfurigaster albostrigata strain 15112-1811.04 chromosome 2L, ASM2355843v2, whole genome shotgun sequence genome encodes the following:
- the LOC133842352 gene encoding mucin-2 isoform X2, which yields MSERSKGDVSSLLSSSSRVNNNAAGRVVKNPLLSASVTGLSFDDFPNKPLLLPAAPPVVHAPPPQPTNALIAGILNREPKTLVTVGQSSSIDDNETLDEINLNASSSDDSSVAAAAAANSANNSYLSAGDANANPLLDPPTNTDSLLSQAASSFGALPSVASNVFSTFSKRIYAGSQREATDEQQPQLDIQPTYIQQAAHLPPPAAVAPPPFYAAPLSTVGEAAPEPPKFYAPTELPNLSAAPAVPPTAGGQNTYRNTARKKIYAPIPGFSEHQQAAVQPAALPFATPPYPTQPAVATFEPPAPAPAPAPVQEERKSGGGLFSLTNLVPSGVLQNISGLVQSATGRGSESAPQAPPAAAYNAPNPGYFDISTSSGGNYFAPAQASTDYFAPTATAPPTVGGFFNPAAVAAPAAPPAVGSFFNPTEVSAPSGVGGYFNPLPVAAAPEAVAPPSAVVPPSAVSGPPAAVFLPSGVSGPPAVALLPTTSLPSAVVPPAVIAPSLAAAPPPVAALPPASTPFLAVAPPPAVAPAVSQSPFETVSQPLTVAAPEISSAAPVAYAGAPPAVTQSLFGAPPSTFGQPPLAAPPTAVSQPLSVTAQGVSSAGPPPVAQSLFGAPPPAVSQPFAVTAPPFAQPAPQLPPQLPPQVESVPSFGPPTGAAPAVPPPAAGQTSYRLQKGTRLYKSPLTAQETATPIGAFGQQAGFTASPFAPTSVAPTAAIFNPFGAPTTGVDLFAAQPTYPGHQPAPSIQQLPPSAFPPVPQQPFICSTAESTQGVPLYPPAAEQTITQPAPPKSEPPQPKLEPTSANPQPSQQVAPISASLFAPVPTQEVSLAASFVVEPAVPLYPPTASQTLAEQSTPKPEQNQEGPISASLFAPVSTQDLFASSAAETVPELSSYPESSTVPTQEVPLYPSSAVTTPPKLEPTQEVPPISASFFTTVPTQEVPLFSSSATDAAPELSLHQPSDPQLLAARVESKVDQTTPQQVPLFAAPPTATAFEAASQLLPSSTAETTQNLPYPPVSGLFTPQIPIEQLQAQISQQVPLFTAPPTSAAQEIGLFPSSTAESVSFFAPAQIETSTIPKTDSSATLQEVNKTEADATEPSTDFTESTPLFVPVPTAETTQQVELYPPVAATADISQETSDTLTTSSLFGAPQVTQEPVAPIGNVAPPSASDFFALPPQSIDATSAALTTQTTTTFFNRFAQTITTPLPQEVLPPPIGFVAPDANQLFEAQTIEPVLETEQVTALAPPPTAAKPTDSSAAPLANPFRRSSDAIAHPASAPSPLQSFFTPASNGGSDFNFFAAPTEAAQFPELPAQLNIAPPPLVQEPPPATTTDSNQVSGALGFEQLLSDTQQIVNSNANVYQNSSVNSFSGFFGGPSETPQLVQQQQPQIPASVAVSTAAPPSGNFFDHFAAAAPGQQEDQRIQNFFNNPPLQDQPAAPGELKYDLVHSGLPTKHFEGRSQTSASNQVEPPSSACSDFSTATKGTPQQQQQQTQQPQQVQQQQQSESNQAEDLQRLYQGELPEEILQQLRMASEKGQAIAPPADTVVYTPVLLHWFYKRSVDSKFVWTPFSHYDSALLETSLTSEESDSSSIVPVEGGRYDVNIKERTKTPVFWEGKAIEVRRCSWFYKGVDSKYVPYAEETAAALEAEYKRATETGEWLKKIPLGNGEQVTMHGPNVIVHFMPPSNADTWGGTVQSSSRPLVVKRDLNDFKIQQGESQRVDHLLFMVHGIGSACDLKMRNVEEVVDDFRIIAQQLVQSHYKNSTDMGLVGRVEVLPIEWHGHLHSEELGIDEKLKSITLESIPRLRNFTNDTLLDVLFYTSPKYCQKIMNTVADALNEVYLKYRMRHPEFNGGVSLAGHSLGSLILFDLLCHQEPLKESEEENKENPDQLPRKQQYQQGADQVQLPNNDKMLPKQVSYAMGMGVAGTGQPVINYTQLIFHPKKFFALGSPIGMFVTIRGIDKLGLDFRLPTCAGFYNIFHPFDPVAYRIEALVNPDMKGIRPVLIPHHKGRKRMHLELKETMTRVGADIKQRFMDTFKTTLDSVNFLATVTKVKKEAEESLEKEVFQKQTEDQDESSVATTSTHARQRTDSESTTTSDPEFIELDFPLGKLNDSKRVDYVLQEAPLEFINEYIFALSSHVCYWASEDTILFVMKEIYAGLGISTDSQVPQQSMTIERPSSRTNSVSQSLLPM from the exons AGCCCAAAACGCTGGTGACTGTGGGACAATCGTCAAGCATTGATGACAACGAAACGCTTGACGAGATCAACTTGaacgccagcagcagcgacgactCTTctgtcgccgccgccgctgcagcCAACAGCGCCAACAATTCATATCTAAGTGCGGGCGATGCTAATGCAAATCCCTTGCTAGATCCCCCAACCAATACTGACTCGTTGCTTAGCCAGGCAGCCTCTTCATTTGGTGCGTTGCCCTCGGTGGCCTCCAACGTTTTCTCTACCTTCTCGAAACGCATCTACGCAGGCAGCCAGAGGGAAGCAACAGAcgaacagcagccacaattgGACATTCAACCGACGTACATACAACAAGCAGCTCACTTGCCACCACCAGCTGCAGTTGCGCCTCCGCCCTTCTATGCTGCACCGCTTTCGACTGTAGGTGAAGCTGCACCGGAGCCACCAAAATTCTATGCGCCCACTGAGCTGCCGAACCTAAGCGCAGCTCCTGCAGTGCCACCAACAGCTGGTGGACAAAATACGTATCGCAACACCGCTAGAAAGAAGATCTACGCGCCCATTCCCGGTTTCTCCGAGCATCAGCAAGCAGCTGTTCAACCAGCTGCATTACCCTTTGCTACACCACCATACCCAACACAGCCAGCTGTAGCCACATTTGAGCCACcggctccagctccagctcctgctcctgtGCAGGAAGAACGCAAGTCTGGAGGCGGTCTCTTCTCGCTGACCAACTTGGTGCCAAGTGGAGTACTGCAAAACATCTCTGGATTAGTGCAATCAGCTACAGGTCGCGGTTCCGAGTCAGCTCCGCAAGctcctccagctgcagctTACAACGCTCCAAATCCTGGTTACTTTGACATTAGCACCTCCTCGGGCGGCAATTACTTTGCACCCGCTCAGGCATCAACTGATTACTTTGCACCCACTGCTACTGCACCACCCACTGTCGGTGGTTTCTTCAATCCTGCTGCAGTAGCCGCACCAGCTGCTCCACCTGCAGTTGGCAGCTTCTTTAATCCTACTGAAGTTTCTGCTCCATCTGGTGTCGGGGGATACTTTAATCCGCTGCCTGTTGCCGCAGCTCCAGAAGCAGTTGCTCCGCCGTCAGCCGTTGTTCCACCCTCGGCAGTTTCAGGGCCACCAGCTGCCGTTTTTCTACCCTCTGGAGTCTCAGGACCACCAGCTGTAGCTCTTCTACCAACTACTTCATTACCTTCAGCCGTAGTTCCACCAGCGGTTATAGCTCCTTCCTTGGCAGCTGCTCCGCCACCAGTTGCCGCACTACCGCCAGCATCAACACCGTTCTTGGCAGTTGCTCCACCACCGGCAGTTGCTCCAGCCGTTTCGCAATCACCCTTTGAAACTGTTAGTCAACCACTCACAGTAGCTGCTCCGGAAATTTCTTCAGCAGCTCCAGTAGCTTACGCAGGAGCTCCGCCAGCCGTAACTCAGTCTCTCTTCGGAGCTCCTCCATCGACTTTTGGACAACCACCTTTAGCAGCTCCTCCAACAGCTGTTAGTCAACCACTTTCAGTAACTGCTCAAGGAGTTTCATCAGCAGGTCCTCCACCCGTAGCTCAGTCACTTTTCGGAGCGCCTCCACCGGCTGTTAGTCAACCATTTGCAGTAACTGCTCCGCCATTTGCTCAGCCAGCACCTCAGCTTCCACCTCAACTACCACCTCAAGTTGAGAGCGTTCCATCCTTCGGTCCACCAACAGGAGCAGCACCTGCTGTACCCCCTCCGGCAGCGGGACAAACTTCATATCGCCTGCAGAAGGGCACCCGTCTCTATAAAAGTCCGTTGACAGCCCAGGAAACCGCAACGCCCATCGGAGCCTTTGGACAACAAGCTGGTTTTACAGCCAGTCCCTTTGCACCCACATCGGTAGCGCCAACAGCGGCTATCTTTAATCCTTTCGGAGCACCGACCACCGGAGTTGATTTATTTGCAGCCCAACCAACATATCCTGGACACCAGCCAGCTCCGTCAATTCAGCAATTGCCGCCGTCGGCCTTTCCGCCAGTTCCACAGCAACCATTTATTTGCTCAACAGCGGAGTCAACGCAAGGAGTACCTCTCTATCCACCAGCAGCTGAACAGACAATCACTCAGCCAGCTCCTCCAAAGTCAGAGCCACCACAACCTAAACTAGAGCCAACTTCGGCAAATCCACAGCCAAGTCAGCAAGTTGCTCCCATCAGTGCATCGCTCTTTGCGCCAGTACCAACGCAGGAGGTTTCTCTCGCTGCCAGCTTTGTGGTAGAACCAGCAGTTCCTCTTTATCCACCAACTGCATCACAAACGCTTGCAGAGCAATCTACGCCTAAACCGGAACAAAATCAAGAAGGTCCTATCAGCGCTTCGCTTTTTGCACCAGTTTCAACGCAGGATCTCTTTGCCAGCTCCGCAGCTGAAACAGTACCAGAACTTTCCTCTTATCCAGAATCTAGCACAGTTCCAACACAAGAGGTTCCCCTCTATCCATCATCTGCTGTAACAACTCCGCCTAAACTAGAGCCAACTCAAGAAGTTCCTCCCATCAGCGCATCATTCTTTACGACTGTTCCAACACAGGAAGTTCCTCTCTTTTCAAGCTCTGCAACCGACGCAGCACCAGAACTTTCCCTCCATCAACCATCTGATCCACAATTGCTTGCAGCTCGCGTTGAGTCTAAGGTAGATCAAACTACTCCTCAGCAAGTTCCGCTTTTTGCTGCAcccccaacagcaacagcattcgAAGCAGCTTCCCAGCTCTTGCCCAGCTCCACAGCGgaaacaacacaaaacttaCCTTATCCTCCCGTATCAGGACTTTTTACGCCGCAGATTCCTATCGAACAGTTGCAAGCACAGATCAGTCAGCAAGTTCCCTTGTTTACTGCACCGCCAACAAGTGCTGCACAGGAAATAGGACTGTTTCCAAGTTCCACAGCTGAAAGCGTTTCATTCTTTGCTCCAGCGCAGATAGAAACATCGACCATTCCCAAGACAGACTCGTCAGCAACTCTTCAAGAAGTAAATAAGACCGAAGCTGATGCGACAGAACCGTCAACTGATTTTACTGAAAGCACACCATTGTTTGTGCCTGTGCCAACAGCTGAAACTACCCAACAAGTTGAGCTTTATCCTCCTGTGGCTGCTACCGCTGACATTAGTCAGGAAACTTCAGATACCCTCACAACCAGCAGTCTCTTTGGAGCACCTCAAGTTACTCAAGAGCCTGTAGCTCCAATCGGCAACGTTGCTCCACCATCAGCCAGCGATTTCTTTGCTCTACCACCTCAATCCATCGACGCCACAAGCGCTGCGCTAACCACACAAACGACTACGACATTCTTCAATCGTTTCGCGCAGACCATTACGACACCACTTCCGCAGGAAGTACTGCCACCACCGATAGGATTTGTAGCACCCGACGCAAATCAACTTTTCGAGGCGCAAACCATTGAGCCTGTGCTAGAAACCGAACAAGTAACAGCCCTAGCACCGCCACCCACAGCAGCCAAACCAACGGATAGCTCAGCAGCTCCATTGGCAAATCCATTCCGCAGAAGCAGCGACGCCATTGCACATCCAGCATCTGCTCCATCGCCATTGCAGAGCTTCTTTACGCCAGCTAGCAACGGTGGCAgtgatttcaatttctttgcGGCACCCACGGAAGCTGCTCAATTCCCGGAATTGCCCGCTCAATTAAACATAGCTCCGCCTCCGCTAGTGCAGGAACCACCACCGGCAACCACAACTGATAGCAACCAAGTCTCTGGCGCACTTGGCTTTGAGCAACTGCTCAGCGACACACAGCAAATTGTAAATTCCAACGCAAACGTCTATCAAAATTCAAGTGTAAACTCTTTTTCGGGCTTTTTTGGCGGTCCATCTGAGACGCCACAACttgttcaacaacaacaaccacaaattCCGGCATCAGTTGCAGTTTCTACTGCTGCACCGCCCTCAGGAAATTTCTTCGATCATTTTGCGGCCGCTGCTCCGGGACAACAGGAGGATCAACGCatacaaaactttttcaaCAATCCACCGCTGCAGGATCAACCCGCTGCTCCAGGAGAACTCAAGTACGATCTAGTCCACAGTGGTTTGCCCACAAAACACTTTGAGGGACGTTCCCAAACATCAGCTTCAAATCAGGTTGAGCCCCCTTCCTCAGCCTGCTCTGATTTCTCTACGGCAACAAAGGGAActccacagcagcagcaacagcagacacagcaaccacaacaagtacagcagcaacagcagtccGAGTCTAATCAGGCAGAAGATCTGCAGCGATTGTATCAGGGAGAATTACCCGAGGAGATTCTACAACAATTAAGAATGGCCAGCGAAAAGGGTCAGGCGATTGCGCCGCCAGCCGATACGGTT GTTTACACTCCTGTGTTGCTGCATTGGTTCTACAAGCGCAGTGTAGACAGCAAATTTGTGTGGACTCCATTCAGTCATTACGATTCAGCTCTACTCGAGACTAGCCTGACTAGCG AAGAATCGGATTCATCAAGCATTGTGCCCGTGGAAGGTGGTCGCTATGATGTTAACATCAAGGAGCGCACCAAGACACCTGTGTTCTGGGAGGGCAAGGCCATCGAGGTGCGACGCTGTTCCTGGTTCTACAAAGGTGTCGACTCAAAGTACGTGCCATATGCCGAAGAAACGGCGGCAGCACTTGAGGCTGAATACAAACGTGCCACCGAAACGGGTGAATGGCTGAAGAAGATACCGTTGGGCAACGGCGAGCAGGTGACGATGCATGGTCCCAACGTCATTGTACACTTTATGCCGCCGTCAAATGCAGATACTTGGGGCGGCACCGTGCAGAGCTCGTCACGTCCCTTGGTGGTCAAGCGAGACTTGAATGATTTCAAAATACAACAGGGTGAATCACAGCGCGTAGATCATTTGCTATTCATGGTACATGGCATTGGGTCAGCTTGCGATCTGAAGATGCGCAACGTTGAGGAAGTTG TTGATGATTTCCGCATTATTGCCCAGCAGCTGGTACAATCACACTATAAGAATTCCACAGACATGGGTCTGGTGGGTCGCGTCGAAGTACTGCCCATTGAATGGCATGGCCATCTGCACTCCGAGGAGTTGGGCATCGATGAGAAGCTCAAGTCCATTACGCTAGAGTCCATTCCACGTTTGCGCAACTTCACCAACGACACGCTGCTTGATGTGTTGTTCTACACGAGTCCCAAGTACTGTCAGAAGATCATGAATACCGTGGCCGATGCCTTGAACGAAGTGTATCTGAAATATCGCATGCGACATCCTGAATTTAATGGCGGCGTCTCCTTGGCTGGTCACAGTTTGGGCTCGTTGATCCTCTTTGATTTGCTGTGCCATCAGGAGCCACTCAAGGAAAGCGAAGAGGAAAACAAAGAGAATCCTGATCAGTTGCCGCGCAAGCAGCAGTATCAACAGGGGGCCGACCAGGTGCAGTTGCCCAACAATGATAAAATGCTACCCAAACAGGTCAGCTATGCCATGGGaatgggcgtggcaggcaCTGGGCAACCGGTCATCAATTACACACAGTTGATATTCCACCCCAAGAAGTTCTTTGCTTTGGGCTCTCCCATTGGCATGTTTGTCACCATACGTGGCATCGATAAGCTTGGTCTTGATTTTCGTCTACCCACTTGCGCGGGTTTCTACAACATATTCCATCCCTTTGATCCGGTTGCGTATCGCATCGAGGCCCTGGTTAATCCCGACATGAAGGGCATACGTCCGGTGTTGATACCACATCACAAGGGACGCAAACGCATGCATCTGGAGCTGAAGGAGACAATGACGCGCGTGGGTGCAGATATTAAGCAACGATTCATGGACACATTCAAGACAACACTGGATAGCGTTAATTTCCTGGCCACGGTCACTAAAGTCAAGAAGGAGGCCGAGGAGTCGCTAGAAAAAGAG GTATTCCAAAAGCAAACTGAGGACCAAGACGAATCATCAGTGGCGACCACATCGACGCATGCGCGTCAACGAACCGATTCAGAATCCACTACAACATCAGATCCAGAATTCATTGAATTAGATTTTCCACTTGGCAAGCTGAATGATTCAAAGCGCGTGGATTATGTGCTCCAAGAGGCCCCGCTGGAGTTCATCAACGAGTACATCTTCGCTCTGAGCAGTCACGTCTGCTACTG GGCATCTGAGGACACAATTCTGTTTGTAATGAAGGAAATCTATGCAGGATTGGGTATTAGCACCGATAGCCAAGTGCCGCAGCAATCCATGACCATTGAGAGGCCCAGCTCACGGACAAACAGTGTTAGTCAGTCGCTGTTGCCGATGTGA